The Theobroma cacao cultivar B97-61/B2 chromosome 2, Criollo_cocoa_genome_V2, whole genome shotgun sequence genome includes the window TCAGCAAATTAGCTAAAATGGACAAGAGTCCAACTGGCAGACTCGCCTCTTCAATCACGCCTGAAAGGAGCTAAAAGAAAACCAGTCTTATTCAGTGTATTTATTCGtagttttctttcttcttttcaatcTTGTTGTGGTATAAACAATTTGACAATGAACACAAATGGGTACTAACCCTGCATacattttttggttttggagTGTGAAAATGTTGATCTCAACTAGCTAATCAACTTACGGAaccaaaagtaaaatattaaggCCCTGTATTTGTCAATTGCTAGCTGGAAATTTAAATTCTTGAGAACTACTTAGAAACaatgatttggaaaatattttttaaaaaattatgcatGATTATCGTTTTCATGTCATTTCTCTCGATATTAACACACCCATTAAGTCGTGtttataaatttgaacaattcTCATATTTCACATTTAATACAAAGATCAGATTGTGACAAAAGTGTTGAGTAAAAGGCTCCATCAAATTTATAACACGTATTGACTAAGAGcacaaagcaaaaaaaaatccgGTTTAATAGATGTGAGattgcttttcttttaatcaatttaatcATTGTTCTAATGCTCTCACGTATAAATATAACAAACCTATTATTTATAACAGTCTAccacataaaaaataagtaattGAATAGATAATACCTATTCTAATACAACACTGAATTTTTAAGACAAACAtctaacttaaaatcaattgagtttaaatagaataatttttattatatttatatattcaagATACTCTAACTTAAAAGTTAAGTTTTCTTTATGatcataataaatttattacgtgacaatttatcaaaaagaaaaacaacaaaaagagaTTTTTTCATCACCATCctaatttgttttattcttGTGCTTGCTACTTATTTCATTACTTTATGATTTCCAACTCTTTTATGGCAAGTGATTTACAATGATTTTGTGGGGACATAGAGTCATATAGATACAAATCAAGCcctaatataaaaaaaatcatccttatattaaaaaaagcaTTGATTTGTTTAGCATGATATGAATGAGGGTATTATATTTGACTTACCAATCAATTCAAGCAATATGAAAACTCACTGTCATCATTCTGTCCACAGCACAAAGAGCCCGCAGTGTAAGCAAAGAATGTCCCAACTCCCATTACATTCTCCGCGTACAATTATTTCCTTAGCATGAAAAAACAATAATGCTGATCATCTTCCATCACCACCGTCCCTATAGTGGGTCCAAACGATATACAGCAATACCAGCCGTTGATCTTCCTAAGGTGGGCTTGTTAGGACCCAGACCAGAGTTTTAAACCCACATGGAAATGCCGTGTGTAGCGTCAGAAATCACGGGCGCATTTCGTCCCCAGCTCATGCATTTGTGAAATTTTAAACCCGTCAACGCGGTTTCCTCTTCATTACCTACTCTCGTTTCCACCCTAACAAGGACATTTTCGTCACTACATTTGACATGTCGCTTACGTATCAAATTCCTATTGGATAGTTTGTGAATGGACCGAAATTTGGATCTTTCTGGTGGGTCAATCACCGCATTCAAAACCCCACTAAGCACACTATATAAACATGATCACACTCCTCCAACCAACACGAAAGCTTCTCAATTcttctctcattttctcttcttctttctttctcagaTCATCAGTTCTTTTTGGTTGGTTTTATTACTTTGATGCATTCATTcgctcattttctttttgggggTTCCCTCTTTGGCAATGCACTTTAAATAAGTCACGTACGCATCAGTTACTATAGACCACATTGAAGTCCCTTGTCCTGTAAAGGCATAACCTTTCTTTAGTAGGTTTACCGAAGCCTGTCTGTCTAGTTTCCTTAGACCTTCTATATCTTCAGACCCTGCCCTTAAACCAATATCCCAAATTCTCTTCTTCTCCACCAGGACAAATCACAAAATGTTGCTGATGATAGAATCCAGCTTTTGGCAAAGATGTGCTGCCTTCTTGGTTCTTGCTGCTGCTGTTGTTGTTGTTCAGGCAGAGGATCCTTACAGGTTCTTCAACTGGAATGTTACTTATGGTGATATTTACCCACTTGGGGTTCGCCAGCAGGTTTggaaattaatattatttatgctatcagttttattttctttgggGTTATATAAGGCTTCTGAGATCATCTGAAAAGAGACGTTTTATTTGTTGTTTACAGGGAATTCTCATTAATGGGCAATTTCCAGGGCCTGAACTCTATTCTGTCACCAATGACAACCTCATCATCAATGTCTACAACAACTTGGATGAACCTTTTCTTCTATCATGGTGAGCAACTACGATCAGTCTAGTTTTGCTCCTTTTCTTCTAAAATGGATTTCACATATCATGAGATATCTTTTCTGAAGATGAACACTTAGGCAGCCTAGCATGCATACTAGGCATTGGGCAGCTTACAACTCAGTATCTATAAATTAAGCTGCCTTTGCCTCCCAAAGTTATAATATTGTTGCACCACGGACCTCCTATAGTCCTATTAAAAACAACAGTTTACACAGCAGAGTATATCTGGCTTGTAAGAAATTCCAGGACAATAAACGTGTTTTAATTAATGACTatgcttctttttcttattgtcATTATAGATTATAGAAGAAGATATTTAAGAATAATTGATGTGTAAATCTTGCGTGCAAGAGACAAATACTTTAAAAACTTCTTGAATATCAAATCCAAAGTGCAGCACCATTCCAGCTTTTGATGGTGATTGCCGATTGCATTTCTAGGCATAAGtacaaaatttaaacatataGCATGTGCAGATAATGATCATTCTTGGTACATTAAAGTTGTGAAAGCGACCATGATCATCCTTCGGACCTAACTTTTGACTTTAGTTTGTTTTCCCATCATGAAACGTGATTGGTCAGCTACTCTTACAAGAGGTTATATActaattttagaaatttttttttgttatgtgtCTAGGAATGGGGTGCAGCAAAGGAGAAACTCGTATGAGGATGGAGTATATGGGACTACATGCCCAATCCCTCCAGGCAAGAACTTCACTTACATTTTACAGGTGAAAGATCAAATCGGAAGCTTTTTCTACTTTCCATCCCTTGCTTTCCATAAGGCTGCTGGCGGCTTTGGAGGCATCAAGATCCTCAGTAGGCCCAGGATTCCTGTCCCTTTCCCGGACCCTGCTGGTGATTTCACAGTTCTTATTGGAGATTGGTTCAAGACTGATCACAGGGTAAACAAACAAGTTACTTATTACATACGGAGCTATGCTGATCACCAAATCAATTATGTAACTTGACAttcattatttcttttacttattattGCAGCAACTGAAAGCTAGGTTAGATGGTGGTCATAAGCTTCCTTTCCCAGACGGCATTCTGATAAATGGCCATGGACCTAATGGCGTAATTTTCACAGTTGAACAAGGTAAATTTGGACGGACTTAGACAGTTTAAACTCTTTAATCTGCCTCTGGGATTTGGTAGTGGTAACAATTGGTACTCTTCTGTGTGCCACAGGCAAAACTTACAGGTTTAGGATATCAAATGTTGGGCTTCAGAACACACTCAATTTCCGCATTCAAGGTCACTCAATGAAGCTCGTCGAGGTAGAGGGAACCCACACCGTCCAGACCATCTACGAATCTCTTGATGTCCATGTGGGTCAGTCCTACTCTGTGCTTGTTACAATGGACCAAACTGCCAAGGATTTCTACATTGTGGCCTCAACCCGTTTCACTGACAAGATCCTTACCACCACTGCCAGTCTTCACTACAGTAACTCCAACAAGGCAGTGTCAGGTCCTATTCCTGGTGGACCTACTGACCAAATAGATTGGTCTCTTAACCAGGCTCGATCCATAAGGTAAAAACTTGATCCAGTTACTCCATTCAAATCCACTTGGAACTCATATTTGTCCAATCAAACTCATGTAAGTATTTCATTTCGGTGCATTTCAGGACTAACCTGACAGCAAGTGGACCAAGGCCGAATCCACAGGGATCATACCACTACGGTCTCATTAACATCACCAGAACGATCAAGCTAGTGAGTTCAGCTGCTCAAGTCAATGGGAAGCAAAGATACGCAGTTAACAGCGTGTCCTTTGTCCCAGCTGATACACCCCTCAAGCTAGCTGACTACTTCAAGATTGATGGTGTTTTTCGAGTTGGAAGCATCTCAGACAGTCCAGCCGGCAAAAAGATGTACCTTGACACATCGGTCATGGGTGCTGATTTTAGAGCCTTTGTGGAAATTGTGTTTGAGAACCATGAAAGCATTGTCCAGAGCTGGCATATTAATGGATACGCCTTCTGGGTTGTCGGGTAAGAACTTGCAGAAATAAccgagtcaaaattttgacGCCAATCCCAGAATTTCCCTAAACTTACACTACTTTTCTATGGCAGCATGGATGGAGGATTGTGGACTCCAGATAGTCGTAAACAGTACAACTTAAGGGATGCAGTTTCACGCAGTACCACACAGGTTAGTAAACCCAGTACCTCTTTTTCTCCAATATAAAGATCCACTCTGTTCTAACATAGAAGGAAACTAAAATTATGGTTGGTGTTGCAGGTATATCCTAGATCATGGACTGCTATCTACATTGCTCTTGATAATGTTGGAATGTGGAACGTGAGAACTGAATTTTGGGCACGGCAATATCTCGGACAACAATTTTACTTGCGAGTATACTCACCCGTGGAGTCAGTCAGGGATGAATACCCCATTCCAAAGAATGCCCTGCTCTGTGCCAGAGCCGCAGGAAAAAGCACAAGACCTCTCTGAAACAAATTTGCAGCCGAAGTTTGTTCTGAATTAACCATTACAAGTACAAAAATGACCCACAGCTTTTAAGGTCTCAATTCTTTTTCAACAGAATTTGTATTTGGTTTGTAACTACAGAATCGTCaataaatgtttaaattaaaCATTCTTTTTTGCTGAGTAAAGATTGTAAGGCTCAATTCCTGTTGTAAACAAGCTGTGTAAAGCTTACTCTACTTGCTGACACAAACTTTTAACTCCTTTGATACCCTAACATGCAAAGATACCCTCATTGTCATGAGAAGAACGGGATAAGCAAACCCTGAAAGGAAGTAGATTCTCGAGGACAAAAATTTGTAAGCAACCGAAATACGTTTCCTTGTTTCCATCGTAACTCCCTAGAAAAAGTCAGTAAGGTCAATGATGTGAAGAACCGTTCAAGAAGGGTCAATCCGGCCTTGGAATTATTACGACATTCCGCCTAATAGGACGGAACTATACTCCTTGTAGTTTTGAGCACCTTCGGTATTCCCTACAGTTTTCTAGGACCTCTTCGCATATAAAAATGTACCAAAATATCGATTGTTCCATCGAGAAAGATTAGAAGGGTTCATAGGAAACAAGGTTTCTTTTCTCGATTTCCCATGGCAAAAGGGCTGGAGGTCTTTGTAGCGTTGTCATTGGTCATAGGAGTTCTTCAATCAGCAAATGCAGAGGTTCCAGCCATCTTCATACTAGGTGATTCCACAGCTGATGTTGGAACCAACAATTACTTGCCTGAAAGTGGTATAAGAGCTGACTTCCCGCACAACGGTGTCGATTTTCCTTTTGCAAGAGCTACTGGCAGATTCAGCAATGGCCTCAATACCGCTGATTTTCTTggttagtatatatatacaatgaTGTGATCATTGGCAATGTCATTACATTAAATTGGCTTTGTCTTTTCTGATGGTTTCTATTGTCAgctaaacaatttaatttcaagaGAAGTCCACCATCTTATCTTTCTCTAAACGCAACATCTGCTATTAAGAGACGTAGATTTAGAGGTATAAATTTTTCCTCAGCAGGATCTGGCCTGCTTGATACAACCGGGCAAACACCGGTAAGGCCTCTTAATTTTCTCCATAGCGTGAGACAAAGTTGGTTGTTCATCCCTCACATCTATTTCAAGCTTGCTACTTAATTGCTTCTCGGTTAACATTGACGAAAGTTGATTTCCATGGACCCAGCAAAAGAATGTTGTTCCAATGGGGGAGCAGGTATACCAATTCTCTACAGTCTACAATGATCTCTTGGCCATCAAAGGTCCatcagaaacaaaaaatcttCTCTCGAAGTCTCTGTTCTTCATCTCCATCGGTAGCAATGACATTCTGGGCAATTACCATTCGAGCAATCCCATGCCAAAAGAACAGTTCATACCCAATTTAGGACTTGTATATGAGCAGCACTTAAGGGTGAGagttccatttttcttctgcTTTGAATCATGATCATCACCATCATATAAGCGAGCCTAAGGTATATAATGATGAACTATGTCATGCTTGAACTGAAGTCATGTTTAAAATATATGCAGAATCTAATTAGTGTTGGAGCAAGGAAGTTTGGCATAGTAAGTGTTCCACCGGTTGGGTGTTGCCCATCTCAAAGACTTCTTACAGCTAACTGGGATTGCTTGGAGGAGTTAAACGACCAAGCTAGGGCCTTCTTTTCAACGGTGGACACCCTCATGCGCAACCTCAGTTCTGAGTTCAAGGACATGAAGTATTCTCTTGGAAATGCGGTTGAGATGGCACTTGATGTTATTGACAACCATCTAAATTTCAGTAAGCTTTCACTCTGAAACTACATTTACATATTAACAAGACGCATGCATATCTACCCAGACATTGAAAACATCAAGAGGCCCCTTACAAATTGGCTCCTTAGCATCTATATTCTGAGAGAGAGATCCCATCGTAAATATGATCTTAATGCTCCTCAATTTTCATTCCTCTCAGACATTACAGATGTCATGTCCGCATGTTGTGGGAACGGCACATTGAATGCAGAATCCTTTTGTACTCCGACAGCCAATCTGTGCTCAAATCGCCGTCGATACTTCTTTTGGGATTTGTTCCACCCTACACAAACTGCTTCAAGGTTGGCAGCTTTTACCCTATACAGCGGGGAACCAAGATTCGTAGCCCCCATTAATTTTTCTCAGCTGCCAGAGGCTTAACTGAACTGCTCTCTGCAGTTTATCTGCTTGAAGCAGAATAATAAGAGGTTGATCTTATTGTAATACTCCAAGCATCACTGTAATTTTGTTTACCAAGATCAACCTGATATCTCAAAAATAGGCATAACCAGGATTTTCTAACTTGAATTCATAGATATAAGAACTGGTTATAACAAGCAAAAGATTACAGTGCATAAAGCTGGATGAGAAACAATGTGgaaagattaatgaaaaatcataattggatgataaaacaaagaaacagaTCACGAAAGAATATGTATTATTACACATATGACGCCGTTAGCATAACTACGGAAATAGCTCATTCTGACCTATATTTGATATATCTACATGTTGAATGAGTAAGAAGAGATCAAATCTGGTTGGACATTCTTCAATTCTGCATGAGCAGATCCACTTCTGTTCTGAAAGAAAGTCCAACAATTTTAACAATTAATCTAGGTATCATACAATGCCAGAGTTCCAACACTTGACAACTCATATAGTCTCCACAAATCTGTTTCAGCTGTAGAACCAAACCCATTTAGGACTTGATCTTTCTCCCTTTGCATCTCTAGCCAGTACTCTGAGTCCTCGAATAACCTTAATATCTGTCCATATAGATTGATTAGAACAGTTTCTGCACTGTAGTAACTATCTGAATCCAACACATTTACTTAATGCCTTGTGCTTCCTACTACATGGCTCTCTTCTACttttaggaagaaaaaaataaattagctGCTTTAGATTTTTAGTGGTCGTTCAATCAAATATAGAATGGACATATCATTCCAGGGTCTTATGCAATTATAGTTTCGTCACTGTTTGTGAGAAAGCAGGCAAAGTAATGGATTATGGTAGACTTCAAAGATCATACATAATGTCCTAGAAGTGAGTGAGAagcaattttatgaaatgaaaaaagaaaaaaagttcaCCATTTTCATTGTTGGCCTTTGAGAAGATGAATGCATAAGACAGAGGCGTGCTATAAACATCATTACTTCCATCTCTTCTGTCTTGTAATTTCTGCTCAAGGAAGGATCGACTAGACGCTCACATTGGCCAAAGCGGAGTAAAGATCTTGCCTGCATGTCAGTTATGCAGAAATGCTtaaagcttttaagatacaaaaacatgatttcaGGTATAATTTGTCTATACATTACCCAAAGCACTAAGCCTTCATGatttttctggtttttttgAATAGCGTCTTTCCCTGTGATAAGTTCCAGGAGCACAACCCCGTAGGAATAAACGTCTATCTTTTCGTCAATCTTTCCACACACTATGTACTCTGGTGCCAAGTATCCAAAAGTCTTAACAATGTCAATTGGCTTTGTGTTTGCTGGAACTTGATAAGATTGATGATGCACTATTGCTGCTCCAAAGTCTGAGAGCTAATAAGGAAATCCAGAATATCGAATATTAGCATATACCTTGGATTTAAGAATTTAATGTTGACTGTGTTAAGAGCACAAGTTGAAGTTTTCATTGGCCAAATTCTTTGTCCCAagaaatggttaaaaaaagaagttaCTCCACAGAATTAGTTGAGGTCCACAAATTCTGCTACAGTCATCTCAAACTAACATTCTCACTGAGTTCCACTTTGATCAATTCCCTACTGAGAGATCATATGCAGTCTTCATAAACATTGTGTTTTaggaacaaaaacaaaagaggaTTCAAATTGAGGGCTCCTAAAAACAAAGATTTGCACTGCTAATGGGTCAGCATCCATTTAGGGGCTAATTGCTTTGTTTGGTGATTTATTGCAGCTTCTTTACTTTAGCTGCTTTAGTCTTTCTTGGAAAATCTTATCAGCAAAAAGGTGCaataaagaagagaaattGTATCTTATCAGTAGTTGTTCTGGGCAGACTTGAATGAGATAGCATAAGCATTGCAGACATTCAAAGGTTGGTGAAGAACTTACTTGCGGTTGGCAATTATCAGAGAGAAGTATGTTAGATGGCTTCACGTTTCTGTGAATGATGGGAGGGTCACAAAAATGATGAAGGTACTCCAGAGCCTTAGCTACACTGATTGCAATACCCATCCTCTCAGCCCACTTGAGTTGTTTTAAACATTCTTTCAAGCTTCCCTTCAGAAGATTATAAACAATTGCACGCAATTCTATGCTATCACAGTACCCGATTATCTCAACTATGTTCTCATGTTTTATGCTGGACAACATCTCAACTTCTCGGAGAAGATCCTTTGCTGACCAATGTGTGGTTTTGAGGACTTTCACAGCTGCAGCTTTACCATCCTCAAGCCTAGCTCGATACACCATACTATTTCCTCCTTTTCCAATCACCATACTGGGGCTGAAATTATCTGTGGCAACACTGAGCTCATCTGATCTGAAACACCTGCAGGATCTCTCTGCTTCTGGGAACGCGATTCTGTGAAACCTCCTCCTTGCATTCACATTTTTATTCAGACTCAGCTGCCCTCCACTATCCATTTGCCATTTCGAAGATGATGCAGAAGAAGATGGCATAGTAAATGACTTTTTAAATTGATCCTGTACCGTCTTCTGGAGAATGTGCTGTCCTTCACTGTCAATTTGACACATTGATTGGGATGTTGAGGATGATGGTACTGTCAAGGACTTATGTAACAGACGGGAGGTTGTTGATTGATCAACCATAGAGTTTGTCTGGGTAGATGATAAATAAGATTGAAGAGTTACACCTGCAGAACCTTGTTGGGAAGTTCCCTGCCTCCGGACTAGGATTCTTCCTGCATCGTCCATCACCAGAAGGGTGCAGGTGGGAGGTAAACTTTTCAGACAATTGCTTATAGCTGAAACCTTTGGGCTACAGGAAAACATAACCATAGAACAATTAGacataaaaatacaaaaaacaGTCTTCTTAGTTGTCAGCTTCATTACCCTGAAAGGTTGCATCCAATTGCAAGGATtgttgcataattttctcgaACTTGATGAGATAACGCAGAGATATAGGAGTTTCCGGTGCAAATTTTAACAAGAAAATCAACCTGCATTGGTAAACCATGAGTAAACCAGCCAATACATCTGTAACGTCATTCTGATTTCGCTAAATTGGTGAAAACAAACGCTTACCCGCTTGGATTTACAAAGATCTTCATGGATGTGAAAATTGTTCGGATCAAAAGCATCGTCTCTTTCTTGGACATGCACTGCTAACACATTATCCCCCGACTTGGCAAACGTTCTGAGTAACTGGAGTAGCATTTCTCGACTGTTGTTATCAGATTTGAGGCCAACTATAATAGTTTTGTTCTTCACTGTCCTGCCATTCAGGTATGACATAATTCTGCAATTGATGCTTGCATTTCCAACCATGATCAAGAACTAACGATCTTCAGGCACCATTCCATTTCATACGAAGGGAGTATGTTTGACAAACTTCTAGCACATCTTAAGTTATAAGATTCTGTCCTCTCACTGGAACACACTGCTTTAAATCTATTTATTGGGACTGGTACATACATGTTGTCCCTGATTGGCTCAGCACTTACTTCAGTTAGGTAAGTAGATACAGCAAGATCTAACATTACCAACGCTGAAGCACCATGGGGCTAATTTGTTGCCCAAGACAAGAAATGCTTGACCACGACTTTCCCGGACAAAGCTAAGCCTTCACTTCACAACTCCCAAATACAATTACAGATTGGCAGATGCCTAAGGTCTTATGATTCCCTTGTACGAGAACAAAACTCTCTAACCATGATTCTTTAAACGGAGACCAAAGgggaacctataattttgttGCAAAGTCTGTAATCCGATGTTAATACATTGTGGGATCCATCCCACAAAGTAGTTAGCTATTCATTGTTTTAGATTCTATTTCTATTCCATTTAATTGCCAAAAAGAACGTGTACAGTTCGTTTTCCTTTTCAATGGTAGCTTGATTGTGACAGATTTATGGCGCAAAATCTTAATGATCTCAACTCCTCAAAGGGACAAGAACAAACAAAGGTGGTGTACAGGCTTGCTATTGATCATCAGGATCATTTGTTCAAGGCTTTTAAACGGTAACAGAATTATTATCATAGAGGACCAGGGCATCCATATACAATGTGGATGACAGTGATGGTAAACAAGCGAAGTGTTATGAACGAACAGTAGTACTTGCATTTGTAAAGAAGCGTTTGGATGCATTTCAGGATTGGATCTCAAGTGACAGTCAGGATTAGATTTCAGGATGGTCGGCATCAGTCCATGATATCCTGAAGCTGGTGTTGCTGCAACATGTGCCAGATCCACTGAATGGCTGAATGCAATGAAATATCTGGTAAAACTCATTTATCAGACGACAGCAAAATCCAATTATCTCCGGGTGTAAGACGTTCCAAGATATCTCTCTAACTTTCTTGCTTAGCTCTCATCCTTAAAAGTTAAGAGCGGGTGAAATGTACCCCCACTCTTCCCTCAGTGCACCTAGTCACACAGCAAGAAATTATACCATTCAAATATGGGGTTATGGTATGGTATGGTCATTAAAAGAAACTAGTTAATGCACATTAAGTGATGTTGCTCAACCACCAGTGGACTTGACCCTACCGGAAGTGTTGATGGCCACCATATTCTTTCACCCAGAGAACCAAATGAAGTTCCAGGTAAAGCATCTTCAAATAAGCTCATGCAAGAAAGCTCCACATGATTTATTATGTTCAGCATTTAACCACAAGAACAAACTTACAAGATTTAAATGAATGCATGAGGATCTAATTGCTCCACTACAAGATAAATATCATTTACTGGATCAGCATTTCAAGTTTGCAATTGCAATATTCAAGCATAAATACCTTCAAAACAGCCATTCAGTAATTTTCACTAAACTTGGCATCCAAGAATTTACAACATTTGTCCATGGAAAAATTTGAAGCCAGAATCACCAAAAACCGATAAGCATTCCAATAATCCAATCACATTGATCTGAGCTACTTGAGAAATATCACTAAGAGGCATAGCCTTATCTTCCCACTATATTCCTCAGGCTGGTAGACTTTCACGTAAATAAGCAAATCTACTGACATATTCGTGCATTGATACTTTGGAATTTGGATAGTAGAAGAGGACTCAGAAGCAAGCCTAACATGATTTAAGTCACAAATGCACATCATGTATCGATCTTTGCTAATCCttgagagaaaggaaaaccTTCCAAACAAGCTTAATCTGTAATTTGCACAATCCATGCCCAGAACTATTTCTCTGCATGTACAACAGTCAATATTTTCCAGCACTTATGAAAAGGACAAAGAAGAGGGCAAAAAACCAGACTTATGTAACTAAACAAGAGAGGCATGATCTGAACAGTAATGATAAGAAGCCAGCATTATCAGTTCAATCAagttttatttagttttaagcAGACACTGCACATATTGTAGGCCAGCAACTGACACAAGTTTAGAAACCACAAATGCATCTCGGCACCCAATATGTTCCAAGTAAAACTCGCCTGCTATTCTAGCCTGAGGAAAATTCAGAAGTGATCACTCAGCAATCTGCACAAGCAAAATAAAACTTATGTTAGACAACAGAAACACTACAAAATTGTCATTGGTAGTTGACACAACCTAACCAAATCAACCCATCAGATCATTTCCAGTTAGCAGAGGGCATGGACACGGCATTGGTTCAAAACTGGCTACATACTTGCCTGGTTCAGAGGATTGTCTGGAGATTTCTTCCATAGTTTCCATATCATGTCCTTGTACTGATTGTGAGTAAGACCCGGCTTCTCTTCTTTCAGCCTGGGAAGCTCAGCTTCCTCAAATGCCTACATtcattcataaaaataactcaataatataattaatgcTGCATGGTATAAAGATTAAGGCACTAAATATACTAACCTACAATTCTAATAAAGAAAGTAATTGATAATTCAGCAAAGCAGAAAGGCGGCGCGTGTAACGTACCTTAAAGGAAGCCTTAAGCCGCCTCTCAGGGTGGCGATCCGCGGGAAGATTATCCTCCACAGACATTTGCGCAATCGCCTCCTCCACACTCCTTGCTTCAATCAAGGAATCATCCCTATTCGTGTTCGTCACTAACACCATCCTCTCATACTCTTCTTCCGCAGCGGTCCTAGTCTGCCTCTTCTTCGCCTCCTCCGCTTTCTTCGCCATCTCCGCTTGCTCCTCCTCTCTCTTCTTCCTCAGCTCCACCTCCGTCACCTTCGCCACCGGAATCGACACGCGGTTCGCCTTCTTGTCGGGTTTCTTCATCGCTTTCTCGATCTCCTTCTCCTCCATCTCGGCTTGACGACGCGCCTCCGCACGACGAGTCGCCGCTTCGGCTCGTTTCTCCGCGTCCTCCTCGCGTTTCTTGGCCGCCTTGGATTTGGGACCCTCGGCTTCGCGCCAGTACTGCTCCTCTTTCTCCCGAGATTCCCGCTCTTTACGCTCTGCTTCGGTAGCGCTCTTGCGTGCACGCGCCGCCTCGGCTTTGTTGTTTACCCCCATCTTTTTCGGCATCTCGTCGTCGAGTTAGGGGTGACTTAGGTTTTCGGTTTCCTTTATCgctatttgttttttaatattttcataaattaattaatccaaaataaattttgagaaGTGAGAATATTCCAGAAGACTTCCTGATTGCCTTGCCGATTTGAACCTTAGAAGCTTTAATCGATTATCACAAAAGAGCGGTTACAGTTATGAGCGAACTCCCGGGTTTGATactttctccttttcttt containing:
- the LOC18607469 gene encoding coiled-coil domain-containing protein 124 isoform X1 yields the protein MPKKMGVNNKAEAARARKSATEAERKERESREKEEQYWREAEGPKSKAAKKREEDAEKRAEAATRRAEARRQAEMEEKEIEKAMKKPDKKANRVSIPVAKVTEVELRKKREEEQAEMAKKAEEAKKRQTRTAAEEEYERMVLVTNTNRDDSLIEARSVEEAIAQMSVEDNLPADRHPERRLKASFKAFEEAELPRLKEEKPGLTHNQYKDMIWKLWKKSPDNPLNQIAE
- the LOC18607466 gene encoding L-ascorbate oxidase homolog — translated: MLLMIESSFWQRCAAFLVLAAAVVVVQAEDPYRFFNWNVTYGDIYPLGVRQQGILINGQFPGPELYSVTNDNLIINVYNNLDEPFLLSWNGVQQRRNSYEDGVYGTTCPIPPGKNFTYILQVKDQIGSFFYFPSLAFHKAAGGFGGIKILSRPRIPVPFPDPAGDFTVLIGDWFKTDHRQLKARLDGGHKLPFPDGILINGHGPNGVIFTVEQGKTYRFRISNVGLQNTLNFRIQGHSMKLVEVEGTHTVQTIYESLDVHVGQSYSVLVTMDQTAKDFYIVASTRFTDKILTTTASLHYSNSNKAVSGPIPGGPTDQIDWSLNQARSIRTNLTASGPRPNPQGSYHYGLINITRTIKLVSSAAQVNGKQRYAVNSVSFVPADTPLKLADYFKIDGVFRVGSISDSPAGKKMYLDTSVMGADFRAFVEIVFENHESIVQSWHINGYAFWVVGMDGGLWTPDSRKQYNLRDAVSRSTTQVYPRSWTAIYIALDNVGMWNVRTEFWARQYLGQQFYLRVYSPVESVRDEYPIPKNALLCARAAGKSTRPL
- the LOC18607468 gene encoding serine/threonine-protein kinase CDG1, encoding MVGNASINCRIMSYLNGRTVKNKTIIVGLKSDNNSREMLLQLLRTFAKSGDNVLAVHVQERDDAFDPNNFHIHEDLCKSKRVDFLVKICTGNSYISALSHQVRENYATILAIGCNLSGPKVSAISNCLKSLPPTCTLLVMDDAGRILVRRQGTSQQGSAGVTLQSYLSSTQTNSMVDQSTTSRLLHKSLTVPSSSTSQSMCQIDSEGQHILQKTVQDQFKKSFTMPSSSASSSKWQMDSGGQLSLNKNVNARRRFHRIAFPEAERSCRCFRSDELSVATDNFSPSMVIGKGGNSMVYRARLEDGKAAAVKVLKTTHWSAKDLLREVEMLSSIKHENIVEIIGYCDSIELRAIVYNLLKGSLKECLKQLKWAERMGIAISVAKALEYLHHFCDPPIIHRNVKPSNILLSDNCQPQLSDFGAAIVHHQSYQVPANTKPIDIVKTFGYLAPEYIVCGKIDEKIDVYSYGVVLLELITGKDAIQKNQKNHEGLVLWARSLLRFGQCERLVDPSLSRNYKTEEMEVMMFIARLCLMHSSSQRPTMKMILRLFEDSEYWLEMQREKDQVLNGFGSTAETDLWRLYELSSVGTLALYDT
- the LOC18607469 gene encoding coiled-coil domain-containing protein 124 isoform X2 codes for the protein MPKKMGVNNKAEAARARKSATEAERKERESREKEEQYWREAEGPKSKAAKKREEDAEKRAEAATRRAEARRQAEMEEKEIEKAMKKPDKKANRVSIPVAKVTEVELRKKREEEQAEMAKKAEEAKKRQTRTAAEEEYERMVLVTNTNRDDSLIEARSVEEAIAQMSVEDNLPADRHPERRLKASFKAFEEAELPRLKEEKPGLTHNQYKDMIWKLWKKSPDNPLNQANC
- the LOC18607467 gene encoding GDSL esterase/lipase At5g55050, whose product is MAKGLEVFVALSLVIGVLQSANAEVPAIFILGDSTADVGTNNYLPESGIRADFPHNGVDFPFARATGRFSNGLNTADFLAKQFNFKRSPPSYLSLNATSAIKRRRFRGINFSSAGSGLLDTTGQTPQKNVVPMGEQVYQFSTVYNDLLAIKGPSETKNLLSKSLFFISIGSNDILGNYHSSNPMPKEQFIPNLGLVYEQHLRNLISVGARKFGIVSVPPVGCCPSQRLLTANWDCLEELNDQARAFFSTVDTLMRNLSSEFKDMKYSLGNAVEMALDVIDNHLNFNITDVMSACCGNGTLNAESFCTPTANLCSNRRRYFFWDLFHPTQTASRLAAFTLYSGEPRFVAPINFSQLPEA